One genomic region from Streptomyces sp. NBC_00582 encodes:
- a CDS encoding APC family permease encodes MSDPGAVGPPPMSGPAGGTPQRLRGGVLGMADIAAATMANVGPAMSFFFGFAFLATTAGVASPLTIAAAGVAVALLGNTLAEFSRAHPSAGSFITFVGKTFGPVSAVTTALLAGLGYIIAMASVIAISGGFVQITLHHYTGIDLPWILWTLLLTGVSVVLMLRGIVVSTKWAGYFFGVEMLVLVVVSVAALVEHRGELSAAPFLPGHLRHGLSGLAAGFPLAVYLFIGWENSAALAEETENPRRNVGRAVLSSVAIMTVSYILFSYATVTGFGYDTAALGDSPIPFIDVARHTLGALAFLAYVGGLTSTLGVLIAGINSQARLIFNAGREGLLPSFFGYVHPTRRTPNNAIVTFAVTSLLIIGGWGLGHLLGRDGGRMDPVVFFTESSSLGALLILLVYLASNIALPLYYRRYRPQEFRTVRHLVLPAVGALAILVPLYYLAKPGQPAPYSWFPYVALVALVASVGYATVLVRRDPTLAERVGSVVADVE; translated from the coding sequence ATGTCCGACCCCGGAGCCGTCGGCCCGCCGCCGATGTCGGGCCCCGCCGGCGGAACGCCCCAGCGCCTGCGCGGCGGTGTGCTCGGCATGGCGGACATCGCCGCCGCCACCATGGCCAACGTCGGCCCGGCCATGAGCTTCTTCTTCGGCTTCGCCTTCCTCGCCACCACCGCGGGCGTCGCCTCCCCGCTCACCATCGCCGCCGCGGGCGTCGCCGTCGCGCTGCTCGGCAACACGCTCGCCGAGTTCTCCCGGGCGCACCCCTCCGCGGGCAGCTTCATCACCTTCGTCGGCAAGACCTTCGGGCCCGTCAGCGCCGTGACCACCGCGCTGCTCGCCGGGCTCGGCTACATCATCGCGATGGCCTCCGTGATCGCGATCTCCGGCGGGTTCGTGCAGATCACCCTGCACCACTACACCGGCATCGACCTGCCGTGGATCCTGTGGACGCTGCTGCTGACCGGGGTGTCGGTGGTGCTGATGCTGCGCGGGATCGTGGTCTCCACCAAATGGGCCGGTTATTTCTTCGGCGTGGAGATGCTGGTGCTGGTCGTCGTCTCCGTGGCGGCACTCGTCGAGCACCGCGGCGAGCTGTCCGCCGCCCCGTTCCTGCCCGGCCATCTGCGCCACGGCCTCAGCGGTCTCGCGGCCGGCTTCCCGCTCGCGGTGTACCTGTTCATCGGCTGGGAGAACTCCGCCGCGCTGGCCGAGGAGACGGAGAACCCGCGGCGCAACGTCGGACGCGCCGTGCTCTCCTCCGTCGCGATCATGACAGTGAGCTACATCCTCTTCTCCTACGCCACCGTCACCGGCTTCGGCTACGACACGGCCGCGCTCGGCGACTCCCCCATCCCGTTCATCGACGTCGCCCGGCACACCCTCGGCGCGCTGGCGTTCCTCGCCTACGTCGGCGGGCTGACCTCGACCCTCGGTGTGCTGATCGCCGGCATCAACTCACAGGCGCGGCTGATCTTCAACGCCGGACGGGAGGGGCTGCTGCCGTCCTTCTTCGGCTACGTCCACCCGACGCGTCGTACGCCCAACAACGCGATCGTCACCTTCGCCGTCACCTCGCTGCTGATCATCGGCGGCTGGGGGCTCGGGCATCTGCTCGGGCGCGACGGCGGCCGGATGGACCCGGTGGTCTTCTTCACCGAGTCCTCCAGCCTGGGCGCGCTGCTGATCCTGCTGGTGTACCTCGCCTCCAACATCGCCCTGCCGCTGTACTACCGCCGCTACCGGCCGCAGGAGTTCCGGACCGTACGGCATCTGGTGCTGCCGGCGGTGGGGGCGCTGGCGATCCTGGTTCCGCTGTACTACCTCGCCAAGCCGGGACAGCCGGCGCCGTACAGCTGGTTTCCGTATGTGGCGCTGGTGGCGCTCGTGGCCTCCGTCGGTTACGCCACGGTGTTGGTGCGGCGGGATCCCACGTTGGCGGAGCGGGTGGGGTCGGTAGTCGCGGACGTGGAGTAG
- the pqqA gene encoding pyrroloquinoline quinone precursor peptide PqqA, whose product MNDTTERAEQRAATTGATADTSVWRTPGYTVVDTALEVTAYSLAAR is encoded by the coding sequence ATGAACGACACCACCGAGCGGGCGGAGCAGCGGGCCGCGACCACCGGCGCGACGGCCGACACGAGCGTCTGGCGGACGCCCGGCTACACGGTCGTCGACACCGCCCTCGAGGTCACCGCCTACTCCCTCGCGGCCCGCTAG
- the pqqD gene encoding pyrroloquinoline quinone biosynthesis peptide chaperone PqqD — MTVVADAAWRPSLAPALMLRHDPVRGADLLVLPERVVVLEGNAAQIVGLCDGTRTVPSIVGELAARFPGAPVAAEVPVFLDRLRGEGWLR; from the coding sequence ATGACGGTCGTGGCCGACGCCGCGTGGCGTCCCTCCCTCGCCCCGGCGCTGATGCTGCGGCACGACCCGGTGCGGGGCGCGGACCTGCTGGTCCTGCCCGAACGGGTCGTCGTCCTCGAAGGCAACGCGGCTCAGATCGTCGGCCTGTGCGACGGAACGCGTACCGTGCCCTCGATCGTCGGTGAACTGGCCGCGCGCTTCCCGGGCGCCCCGGTGGCCGCCGAGGTGCCCGTCTTCCTCGACCGGCTGCGCGGGGAGGGCTGGCTCAGATGA
- a CDS encoding PQQ-dependent sugar dehydrogenase, with protein MPHRVRRGRAAIAAVTAVLGACLLQPASPAAADPEGGTRAAPTGVTVLSRNWTRPWGITFLPDGKRALVTERFTAAVWLQSSDGTKKKVGTVPNTVPPSPSGGKGGLLGVAPSPTWNGTTDQDVFFVHTAASEIRVVRMHFDGSALRDYKVVLGGITRGGDHNGGKIAFGPDGYLYVSVGDALKRNLAQDKNSLNGKVLRLTKSGAAAPGNPFGTRVYSLGHRNPQGLAWDSRGRLWETEIGENTWDELNLVEPGRNYGWPSCEGSCSKAGMTNPKKVWHPDQGGVPAQIAVKKDVVYVTTLLGQRLWALPIDGTGKAVGAGKSYYNGSYGRLRALAKVPGKDELWVGTTDGGDNKDRILKVTVK; from the coding sequence GTGCCGCATCGAGTCCGGCGCGGCCGGGCCGCGATCGCCGCCGTCACCGCTGTCCTCGGCGCCTGCCTGCTGCAGCCCGCGTCGCCGGCCGCGGCCGACCCCGAGGGAGGCACCCGGGCGGCACCGACGGGCGTCACCGTCCTGTCCCGCAACTGGACCAGGCCCTGGGGCATCACCTTCCTGCCCGACGGGAAGAGGGCCCTGGTGACCGAGCGCTTCACGGCCGCCGTCTGGCTCCAGTCGAGCGACGGCACCAAGAAGAAGGTGGGCACCGTGCCCAACACCGTGCCCCCCTCGCCGAGCGGAGGCAAGGGCGGCCTGCTCGGCGTCGCCCCCTCGCCGACCTGGAACGGCACCACCGACCAGGACGTCTTCTTCGTCCACACGGCCGCCTCCGAGATCCGGGTCGTCCGGATGCACTTCGACGGCAGCGCGCTGCGCGACTACAAGGTCGTCCTCGGCGGTATCACCCGGGGCGGCGACCACAACGGCGGAAAGATCGCGTTCGGACCCGACGGCTATCTGTACGTCAGCGTCGGCGACGCCCTCAAGCGCAATCTCGCCCAGGACAAGAACTCCCTCAACGGCAAGGTCCTGCGCCTCACCAAGAGCGGCGCCGCGGCGCCCGGCAACCCGTTCGGCACCCGTGTCTACAGCCTCGGCCACCGCAACCCGCAGGGCCTCGCCTGGGACAGCCGCGGCCGGCTCTGGGAGACCGAGATCGGCGAGAACACCTGGGACGAGCTCAACCTCGTGGAGCCGGGCCGCAACTACGGCTGGCCGAGCTGCGAGGGCTCCTGCTCCAAGGCCGGCATGACCAACCCCAAGAAGGTCTGGCACCCGGACCAGGGCGGTGTCCCCGCCCAGATCGCCGTCAAGAAGGACGTCGTCTACGTCACGACGCTGCTCGGCCAGCGGCTGTGGGCCCTGCCGATCGACGGCACCGGCAAGGCGGTCGGGGCCGGGAAGTCGTACTACAACGGCAGTTACGGCCGGCTGCGGGCCCTCGCCAAGGTGCCCGGCAAGGACGAGCTGTGGGTCGGCACGACCGACGGCGGCGACAACAAGGACCGCATCCTCAAGGTCACCGTGAAATGA
- a CDS encoding bifunctional serine/threonine-protein kinase/ABC transporter substrate-binding protein → MEPLRTSDPARLAGYRLLGRLGAGGMGVVYLGRSAGGTLVALKVIQAEYAEDPGFRERFRREADTARRTSSPWVAPLVDADPEAEQPWLATAFVPGPSLAEAVAAHGPLPAGTLRVLGARLAEALGELHTAGLVHRDVKPGNVLLALDGPRLIDFGVARDPEDTSLTSTGVVVGTPGFLSPEQARGARESGTAGDVFSLGCVLAYAATGRPPFGTGSLDALLYRTAHDAPDLEGVPEELAEIVGGCLEKDPERRPSAETLAHSLSSAPAGLPEGEGAAASASPPDPREALRAVRPEAADRPAGPHPVPEDAAPEDEALQDSAPQDEVPGDEGWLPEPLVRLIAERSAAGLALPGIDDTEIDASDATVPSPSAPAPQERRVGRRRLLLLAGGAAALAAGGGALAAWGTPFGGGGGGGAASGATPSDSMPLYTIGLHADLSGDQKAVGRAQERGLRLAVDEFNARGDARFALAVRTVDDGGDPARAPEVAKKLVADRTVLAVVGPTTDTTALASLATYDAASLPLIAVSPGATVLDVMGSRSFLHARVTDTILPFYLNAYLRGTAKSRTIGIVDDRAADTYGWEISSTLSRILRDDRQPAVPKVVSALRTDFAPTLDALLDGGADSVVFAGYHDRAALLARELTRRDFPGARAGAQGVLDARFLSAAGDAAEGWAIVAPVMDAAVAPEAKAFATAYRKRFDAEPERYSVETYDVAQLVSRTLGSLAVGRRTRAELTTALRAATYEGISRNLAFDRTTGALVVDGSGVYLWKVTGGRFAYQGVAPYQVAT, encoded by the coding sequence ATGGAGCCGCTGCGTACCTCCGACCCCGCCCGGCTGGCGGGCTACCGGCTGCTCGGGCGGCTCGGCGCGGGCGGCATGGGAGTGGTGTACCTGGGCCGTTCGGCCGGTGGCACGCTGGTCGCGCTGAAGGTGATCCAGGCCGAGTACGCCGAGGACCCCGGCTTCCGGGAGCGGTTCCGGCGCGAGGCGGACACGGCCCGCCGGACGAGCAGTCCGTGGGTGGCGCCCCTGGTGGACGCCGATCCCGAGGCGGAACAGCCGTGGCTGGCGACCGCGTTCGTCCCGGGGCCCTCGCTCGCCGAGGCCGTCGCCGCGCACGGACCGCTGCCGGCGGGGACGCTGCGGGTGCTGGGGGCACGGCTCGCCGAGGCGCTGGGGGAGCTGCACACGGCGGGGCTGGTGCACCGGGACGTCAAGCCGGGCAATGTGCTGCTCGCGCTGGACGGGCCGCGGCTGATCGACTTCGGGGTGGCCCGCGATCCCGAGGACACCTCGCTCACCTCGACCGGTGTCGTGGTCGGCACTCCGGGCTTCCTCTCCCCCGAACAGGCGCGGGGCGCCCGGGAGTCGGGGACGGCGGGGGACGTCTTCTCGCTCGGCTGTGTGCTGGCGTACGCGGCGACCGGCCGCCCCCCGTTCGGCACCGGCTCGCTCGACGCGCTGCTGTACCGCACGGCGCACGACGCGCCCGACCTGGAGGGTGTCCCGGAGGAACTCGCCGAGATCGTGGGCGGCTGTCTGGAGAAGGACCCCGAGCGGCGGCCCTCGGCCGAGACGCTGGCGCACTCCCTGTCGTCCGCGCCCGCCGGGCTTCCCGAGGGGGAGGGGGCCGCTGCTTCCGCTTCGCCGCCCGATCCGCGTGAGGCGCTGCGGGCGGTGCGGCCCGAGGCGGCGGACCGGCCCGCCGGGCCCCACCCGGTGCCCGAGGACGCCGCTCCCGAGGACGAGGCTCTCCAGGACTCCGCTCCCCAGGACGAGGTCCCCGGGGACGAGGGCTGGCTTCCCGAGCCGTTGGTCCGGCTCATCGCCGAGCGGTCGGCGGCGGGGCTGGCGCTGCCGGGCATCGACGACACCGAGATCGACGCCTCGGACGCGACGGTGCCCTCCCCCTCCGCGCCGGCGCCTCAGGAACGGAGGGTCGGCCGGCGCCGCCTCCTGCTGCTGGCCGGGGGTGCGGCGGCGCTGGCGGCCGGAGGGGGCGCACTGGCGGCCTGGGGGACACCCTTCGGCGGGGGCGGGGGCGGCGGAGCGGCCTCCGGTGCGACGCCGTCGGACAGCATGCCGCTGTACACCATCGGGCTGCACGCCGATCTGAGCGGTGATCAGAAGGCGGTCGGGCGGGCTCAGGAGCGGGGGCTGCGGCTCGCGGTCGACGAGTTCAACGCCCGGGGGGACGCACGGTTCGCGCTGGCCGTGCGGACGGTGGACGACGGCGGTGATCCGGCGAGGGCGCCCGAGGTGGCGAAGAAGCTCGTCGCGGACCGGACCGTCCTGGCCGTGGTGGGTCCCACCACGGACACCACCGCGCTGGCGTCGCTGGCGACCTACGACGCCGCGTCGCTGCCCCTGATCGCGGTGTCGCCCGGCGCGACGGTGCTGGACGTGATGGGCAGCCGGTCCTTCCTCCATGCCAGGGTCACCGACACGATCCTGCCGTTCTACCTCAACGCGTATCTGCGCGGCACCGCCAAGTCGCGCACGATCGGGATCGTCGACGACCGGGCGGCGGACACCTACGGCTGGGAGATCAGCAGCACGCTCAGCCGGATCCTGCGCGACGACCGGCAGCCGGCCGTGCCGAAGGTGGTCAGCGCGCTGCGGACCGACTTCGCGCCGACCCTGGACGCCCTGCTCGACGGGGGCGCCGACTCGGTGGTCTTCGCCGGCTACCACGACCGGGCCGCGCTGCTGGCCCGGGAACTGACCCGCCGTGACTTCCCCGGAGCACGGGCCGGCGCCCAGGGGGTGCTCGACGCCCGGTTCCTGTCCGCCGCCGGGGACGCGGCCGAGGGCTGGGCGATCGTCGCGCCCGTCATGGACGCCGCCGTGGCCCCCGAGGCGAAGGCGTTCGCCACCGCGTACCGCAAGCGGTTCGACGCGGAACCCGAGCGGTACTCCGTCGAGACCTACGACGTGGCGCAGCTGGTGTCGCGGACCCTGGGCTCGCTGGCCGTCGGGCGCCGCACCCGGGCGGAGCTGACGACGGCGCTGCGCGCGGCCACGTACGAGGGCATCAGCCGCAACCTCGCGTTCGACCGGACGACCGGGGCGCTGGTCGTCGACGGCAGCGGGGTATACCTGTGGAAGGTCACCGGCGGCCGGTTCGCGTACCAGGGCGTGGCGCCGTACCAGGTCGCCACCTGA
- a CDS encoding FadR/GntR family transcriptional regulator: MVNPAGKFGPYGGGDTRLRSGGSQTGSDLVRSRVALRVRLKSVAPGDRLPDAGVLAEELGIGEITVRRALEGMCQDGLLDRRRGRAGGTFVAPDWDTVVALMHDAEEAAALDSFHLLLECGLVSHGAGEVPDDALDGLRSLVAEMDLAEDPARLVELETRFHLDLAELLGGTGIREFAADLLGRQCLLLPAPGPDVVRARNRCHTDLLTELGRGAMDPAVRAVKEHHQVRPA; the protein is encoded by the coding sequence GTGGTGAATCCAGCGGGCAAGTTCGGGCCCTACGGCGGCGGGGACACCCGCCTGCGCTCCGGTGGGAGTCAGACGGGGTCGGACCTGGTCCGCTCCCGGGTCGCGCTGCGGGTACGCCTGAAGTCCGTGGCACCGGGTGACCGGCTGCCGGACGCGGGTGTCCTCGCCGAGGAACTCGGGATCGGTGAGATCACCGTGCGCCGCGCACTGGAGGGGATGTGCCAGGACGGCCTGCTCGACCGGCGGCGGGGCCGGGCCGGCGGCACCTTCGTCGCCCCGGACTGGGACACCGTCGTCGCCCTGATGCACGACGCCGAGGAGGCCGCCGCTCTGGACTCCTTCCATCTGCTGCTGGAGTGCGGACTGGTCTCGCACGGCGCGGGCGAGGTCCCGGACGACGCGCTCGACGGGCTGCGGTCACTGGTCGCGGAGATGGACCTGGCCGAGGACCCGGCCCGGCTGGTCGAACTGGAGACCCGCTTCCACCTCGACCTCGCCGAGCTGCTCGGCGGCACCGGGATCCGCGAGTTCGCCGCCGATCTGCTCGGCCGCCAGTGCCTGCTCCTGCCCGCCCCGGGCCCCGACGTCGTACGGGCCCGCAACCGCTGTCACACCGACCTGCTCACCGAACTCGGCCGCGGCGCGATGGACCCGGCCGTACGCGCCGTGAAGGAACACCACCAGGTCCGCCCGGCCTGA
- the pqqE gene encoding pyrroloquinoline quinone biosynthesis protein PqqE, which produces MTADAPPARPWALLAELTHACPLHCPYCSNPVELARRSGELSADEWTDVLRQAAALGVVHTHLSGGEPLLRADLERIVAAAEAAGIYTQLVTSGTGLDEARLTALCEAGLRSVQLSVQHSDARANDRIAGRPSAFAAKERAAALVRRAGLPLGLNVVLHRDNLDSVGELIDLGEAWGADRVELANTQFYGWGLLNRAALLPTREQLARARETVEHRRERLAGRIDLVWVVPDYFDGVAKPCMGGWGAVSLTVTPDGTVLPCPAAASLPDLGPPNVRDHPLAWIWDASPAFTRYRGTAWPITGPCNTCPRREEDFGGCRCQAHALTGDPTRTDPACALSPDHPLLRTLTDPGTASAPPPYLYRRPRQPTPGAV; this is translated from the coding sequence ATGACCGCCGACGCGCCGCCGGCCCGCCCCTGGGCGCTGCTCGCGGAACTCACCCACGCCTGCCCGCTGCACTGCCCGTACTGCTCCAACCCGGTCGAACTGGCCCGCCGCTCGGGCGAGCTGAGCGCCGACGAGTGGACGGACGTCCTGCGGCAGGCCGCCGCCCTGGGCGTCGTCCACACCCATCTCTCCGGTGGCGAGCCGCTGCTCCGTGCCGACCTGGAGCGGATCGTCGCCGCCGCCGAGGCCGCCGGGATCTACACCCAGCTGGTCACCAGCGGCACCGGCCTGGACGAGGCCCGGCTGACAGCGCTGTGCGAGGCGGGTCTGCGCAGCGTGCAGCTCTCGGTGCAGCACTCCGACGCCCGGGCCAACGACCGCATCGCCGGGCGTCCGTCCGCCTTCGCCGCGAAGGAGCGGGCCGCGGCCCTGGTGCGCCGGGCCGGGCTGCCCCTCGGCCTCAACGTCGTCCTGCACCGCGACAACCTCGACTCCGTGGGCGAGCTCATCGACCTGGGCGAGGCCTGGGGGGCGGATCGCGTCGAGCTGGCCAACACCCAGTTCTACGGCTGGGGCCTGCTGAACCGGGCGGCGCTGCTGCCGACCCGTGAGCAGCTCGCCCGCGCCCGGGAGACCGTCGAGCACCGGCGCGAGCGGCTCGCCGGCCGCATCGACCTCGTCTGGGTCGTCCCCGACTACTTCGACGGGGTCGCCAAGCCCTGTATGGGCGGCTGGGGAGCGGTCTCCCTCACCGTCACCCCCGACGGCACCGTGCTGCCCTGCCCGGCCGCCGCCTCCCTGCCGGACCTCGGCCCGCCCAACGTGCGGGACCACCCGCTCGCCTGGATCTGGGACGCCTCGCCCGCCTTCACCCGCTACCGGGGCACCGCCTGGCCGATCACGGGCCCCTGCAACACCTGCCCCCGCCGCGAGGAGGACTTCGGCGGCTGCCGCTGCCAGGCCCACGCCCTCACCGGCGACCCGACCCGCACGGACCCGGCCTGCGCCCTGTCCCCGGACCACCCTCTCCTGCGCACCCTGACCGATCCCGGTACGGCCTCTGCCCCGCCGCCCTACCTCTACCGCCGTCCCCGACAACCGACTCCGGGCGCCGTCTGA
- a CDS encoding ATP-binding cassette domain-containing protein, with translation MSPTATAEATEQATGEVLLELSGITKRYGANTVLDDVGFRIHQGEVVGLLGDNGAGKSTLVKTMSGVVVADEGDYLWRGERLTTLNRQETERRGVETIFQDSALVPSMTITRNIFMGRELTNALGLLRLRKMDEIAARILDSVVTIEGIKSPRQLVGSLSGGQQQAVAIARAVHFKRSLLILDEPTSALAVRATEALLNYLLRLKREGVSSVLVTHNLHHAFQICDRHIVMNHGRKILDARREDTSVEELTAAVVEGPEGLRRFREGKPLA, from the coding sequence ATGTCCCCCACCGCCACCGCGGAAGCCACGGAACAGGCCACGGGCGAGGTCCTGCTGGAGCTGTCCGGCATCACCAAGCGGTACGGAGCCAACACCGTCCTCGACGACGTGGGTTTCCGGATCCACCAGGGTGAGGTGGTCGGTCTGCTCGGTGACAACGGCGCCGGCAAGTCGACCCTGGTCAAGACGATGTCCGGGGTGGTCGTCGCCGACGAGGGCGACTACCTCTGGCGCGGCGAGAGGCTGACCACGCTCAACCGGCAGGAGACCGAGAGGCGCGGCGTCGAGACGATCTTCCAGGACTCCGCGCTGGTGCCGTCCATGACGATCACCCGCAACATCTTCATGGGCCGGGAACTCACCAACGCGCTCGGGCTGTTGAGGCTGAGGAAGATGGACGAGATCGCCGCGCGGATCCTCGACAGCGTGGTGACCATCGAGGGCATCAAGAGCCCGCGTCAACTGGTCGGTTCGCTCTCCGGCGGACAGCAGCAGGCGGTGGCGATCGCCCGCGCGGTGCACTTCAAGCGCAGTCTGCTGATCCTGGACGAGCCGACCAGCGCGCTGGCGGTGCGGGCGACCGAGGCGCTGCTGAACTACCTGCTGCGGCTGAAGCGGGAGGGCGTGAGTTCGGTGCTGGTCACGCACAACCTGCACCACGCGTTCCAGATCTGCGACCGGCACATCGTGATGAACCACGGCCGCAAGATCCTCGACGCGCGGCGTGAGGACACCAGCGTCGAGGAGCTCACGGCGGCGGTCGTCGAGGGCCCCGAGGGGCTGCGCCGCTTCCGCGAGGGCAAGCCCCTCGCCTGA
- the pqqB gene encoding pyrroloquinoline quinone biosynthesis protein PqqB, protein MLLQLLGTAAGGGIPQWNCACPGCSGARAHPERRRRHASLAVRTDEGRWYLVNATPDLGDQIEAHPALHPGPGPRQTPIAGVVLTDAELDHTLGIARLREADALEIHATAPVRHALEDRLRLGEVLGPYTALTWRELARHGARSLGPPDEGLRITAVPVSAKRPRYAADAPEDEAWVVALRLYEPATGRTALYAPAVAVWSEALHRAAAEADCVIVDGTFWDEEEPRRTGISSRTATGMGHLPIDGPDGTAAVLATLSARCYYTHLNNTNPLVDPGAAQHKRLARLGIEVADDELVIEL, encoded by the coding sequence GTGCTGCTGCAGCTGCTCGGCACGGCGGCCGGCGGCGGCATCCCGCAGTGGAACTGCGCGTGCCCCGGGTGCTCCGGGGCACGCGCGCATCCCGAGCGCCGCCGCCGGCACGCCTCCCTCGCGGTCCGCACGGACGAGGGCCGCTGGTACCTCGTCAACGCCACCCCCGACCTCGGCGACCAGATCGAGGCGCACCCGGCGCTCCACCCCGGGCCCGGCCCCCGGCAGACACCGATCGCCGGAGTCGTCCTCACCGACGCCGAACTCGACCACACCCTCGGCATCGCACGCCTGCGCGAGGCGGACGCCCTGGAGATCCACGCCACGGCCCCGGTCCGCCACGCCCTGGAGGACCGCCTCCGCCTCGGCGAGGTCCTCGGCCCCTACACCGCCCTGACCTGGCGGGAGTTGGCCCGCCACGGCGCGCGCTCCCTCGGCCCGCCCGACGAGGGCCTGCGGATCACCGCCGTACCCGTGTCCGCCAAGCGCCCCCGCTACGCCGCCGACGCCCCCGAGGACGAGGCCTGGGTCGTCGCGCTGCGCCTGTACGAACCCGCCACCGGCCGTACGGCGCTCTACGCCCCCGCCGTCGCGGTCTGGTCCGAGGCCCTGCACCGGGCCGCCGCCGAGGCCGACTGCGTGATCGTCGACGGCACCTTCTGGGACGAGGAGGAACCCCGCCGCACCGGCATCTCCTCCCGCACCGCCACCGGCATGGGCCATCTGCCCATCGACGGCCCGGACGGCACCGCGGCCGTCCTCGCCACGCTGTCCGCCCGCTGCTACTACACGCACCTCAACAACACGAACCCCCTCGTCGATCCCGGCGCGGCGCAGCACAAGCGGCTCGCCCGGCTGGGAATCGAGGTGGCCGACGACGAGTTGGTGATCGAGCTGTGA
- a CDS encoding amino acid permease, with amino-acid sequence MTTTLPEAPPAEPGLKAGLKNRHLSMIAIGGVIGAGLFVGSGSGIAAAGPGILISYALVGVLVVLVMRMLGEMAAANPTSGSFSAYADRALGRWAGFTIGWLYWFFWVVVLAVEATAGAKILAGWIPAVPQWGWALIVMVVLTATNLVSVSSYGEFEFWFAGIKVVAIGAFIVIGALAIFGLLPGSDHPASGFSNLTAHGGFLPNGPGAILTGVLMVVFSFMGSEIVTLAAGETADPRGAVTKATNSVIWRIAVFYLGSILIVVSLLRWDDPAILKDGSYVAALSSIGIPHAAQIMNAIVLTSVLSCLNSGLYTASRMAFSLGRRSDAPASFGTTTDRGVPRAAILASVVFGFVAVAFNYLWPDTVFQFLLNSSGAIALFVWLVICFSQLRMRRIIQREAPEKLVVRMWLYPYLTWATIALITFVLGYMLTDTADGGGRDQVVLSTLVAIGVVVVAVVRQRLGRAGTHDAATSSTS; translated from the coding sequence ATGACCACAACCCTCCCCGAAGCGCCTCCCGCAGAGCCCGGTCTGAAGGCCGGTCTCAAGAACCGCCACCTGTCGATGATCGCGATCGGCGGCGTCATCGGCGCCGGTCTGTTCGTCGGCTCCGGCTCCGGCATCGCCGCCGCCGGCCCCGGCATCCTGATCTCCTACGCCCTCGTCGGCGTCCTCGTCGTCCTCGTGATGCGGATGCTCGGCGAGATGGCGGCGGCCAACCCCACCTCCGGTTCCTTCTCGGCCTACGCGGACCGGGCACTCGGCCGCTGGGCCGGGTTCACCATCGGCTGGCTCTACTGGTTCTTCTGGGTCGTCGTCCTCGCGGTCGAGGCCACCGCCGGCGCCAAGATCCTCGCCGGCTGGATCCCCGCGGTCCCCCAATGGGGCTGGGCCCTGATCGTCATGGTCGTCCTGACGGCCACCAACCTGGTCTCGGTGAGCTCCTACGGCGAGTTCGAGTTCTGGTTCGCCGGCATCAAGGTCGTCGCGATCGGCGCGTTCATCGTGATCGGCGCCCTGGCGATCTTCGGCCTGCTGCCCGGCTCCGACCACCCGGCGTCCGGCTTCTCCAACCTCACCGCGCACGGCGGCTTCCTGCCCAACGGCCCCGGCGCGATCCTCACCGGTGTCCTGATGGTCGTCTTCTCCTTCATGGGCAGCGAGATCGTCACCCTCGCCGCCGGTGAGACCGCGGACCCGCGCGGCGCGGTCACCAAGGCCACCAACAGCGTGATCTGGCGGATCGCCGTGTTCTACCTCGGCTCCATCCTGATCGTGGTCTCCCTGCTGCGCTGGGACGACCCGGCGATCCTCAAGGACGGCTCGTACGTCGCCGCCCTCAGCTCCATCGGCATCCCGCACGCCGCCCAGATCATGAACGCGATCGTGCTGACCTCGGTGCTGTCCTGCCTCAACTCCGGCCTGTACACCGCCTCACGCATGGCGTTCTCCCTCGGCCGCCGCAGCGACGCCCCCGCCTCGTTCGGCACGACCACGGACCGAGGGGTGCCGCGCGCGGCCATCCTGGCCTCGGTCGTCTTCGGATTCGTCGCCGTCGCCTTCAACTACCTCTGGCCCGACACCGTCTTCCAGTTCCTCCTCAACTCCTCCGGCGCCATCGCCCTGTTCGTCTGGCTCGTGATCTGCTTCTCCCAGCTGCGGATGCGCAGGATCATCCAGCGCGAGGCGCCCGAGAAGCTGGTCGTCAGGATGTGGCTCTACCCCTACCTCACCTGGGCCACCATCGCCCTGATCACCTTCGTCCTCGGCTACATGCTCACCGACACCGCCGACGGCGGCGGCCGTGACCAGGTCGTCCTCTCCACCCTGGTGGCCATCGGCGTGGTGGTCGTGGCGGTGGTCCGCCAGCGCCTCGGCCGGGCCGGCACGCACGACGCCGCGACCTCGTCGACGTCGTAG